The DNA segment AAGGCGAGGCCCACGGGGCGTTCGGGCTCGGCCTCAGGGTAGGCCCCCAGGACCACACCGCCACTCACGGCGCTGATGCGAAACAGGGTGCCTGGGGTCACTTCGCGGTCGGTGTAGCCCCAGGCGGCCACCTGCACCTCTTCCAGGGCGCGAAAGGCCCAGGGATCGTTGACCTCCTGCACCACATACCCCGGTGGCACGGGCACCATCAGGCGCGCCGCTCCTCGTGCAGCTCGGCCACGCGGGCGAGGAACTCGCGGTTGAGGGTTACGCCGGTTCCGGGGCCGGCCGGGACCGGCATCAGGCCGTCCTCGGCTTCCAGGGGCTCGTGAATCACGTCGGTGGCCCAGTACCGGCTGGCGCTGCTGGTGTCGCCGGGCAGGGTGAAGTTTGGCAATGTGGAGAGGTGAATGTTGTGCGCGCGGCCCACGCCGCTTTCTAGCATTCCGCCGCACCACACGGGCGCTCCGAACGCCTGCGCCACATCGTGCACGCGCCGGGCCTCGGCGTGGCCGCCCACCCGGGCCACCTTGATATTGATCACCCCGCCCGCCCCCAGCGCCAGTCCCTTGCGGGCGTCCTGGGCGCTGGTCACGCTCTCGTCCAGGCACAGGGGCGTGGCTAGACGGCGCTGCAACTCGGCGTGGTCCACCAGATCGTCCCAGGCCAGCGGCTGCTCGATATACGTCAGGGCAAAGTCGTCCAGGGCCCGCAGGCGCGCGGTGTCGGCCAGGGTGTAGGCGCTGTTGGCATCCACCGTCAGGCGGATGTGGGGAAAGGCCTCGCGGGTGGCCTTCACCGGCTGCACGTCCCAGCCGGGCTTGATCTTCAGCTTGATACGGCGGTAGCCCTGGTCCACATGGCGGCGCACCATCTCCACGGT comes from the Deinococcus aquaedulcis genome and includes:
- the menC gene encoding o-succinylbenzoate synthase gives rise to the protein MFRIEAAELWVVRLPLKFRFETSFGVQTEKLVPLLALRGEGLEGVAEGTMEFAPMYREETVAGALHLLREVFLPRVLGRTFANPEAVNDALGSFRGNRMARAMVEMAAWDLWARTLNVPLGTLLGGRKTQVEVGVSLGIQPDEAATVEMVRRHVDQGYRRIKLKIKPGWDVQPVKATREAFPHIRLTVDANSAYTLADTARLRALDDFALTYIEQPLAWDDLVDHAELQRRLATPLCLDESVTSAQDARKGLALGAGGVINIKVARVGGHAEARRVHDVAQAFGAPVWCGGMLESGVGRAHNIHLSTLPNFTLPGDTSSASRYWATDVIHEPLEAEDGLMPVPAGPGTGVTLNREFLARVAELHEERRA